One part of the Candidatus Kouleothrix ribensis genome encodes these proteins:
- a CDS encoding FHA domain-containing protein, with the protein MFDLTNFSIDILILLLRVAVVLLLYFFLWQVLRFVMRDLRAGAQPGGNAASASPYGQLMVLRAGASGVAAGKTFPLGPSNIIGRSMENCEIALNDSFLSSQHARLELQGAAWVLEDLNSTNGTFVNEIEVRDAASVEDGDIIRVGRVEMRIIR; encoded by the coding sequence ATGTTCGACCTGACCAACTTCTCGATCGACATCCTGATCCTGCTGCTACGAGTCGCAGTCGTGCTGCTCTTGTACTTCTTTCTATGGCAGGTATTGCGCTTTGTGATGCGCGATCTGCGTGCCGGCGCACAGCCGGGCGGCAACGCGGCCAGCGCCAGCCCATACGGCCAGCTGATGGTGCTACGCGCCGGCGCCAGCGGCGTGGCGGCCGGCAAAACCTTCCCGCTTGGCCCCAGCAACATTATCGGGCGCAGCATGGAAAACTGTGAGATCGCACTAAACGACTCATTCCTCTCCTCGCAGCATGCGCGGCTCGAGCTTCAAGGCGCCGCGTGGGTGCTGGAAGACCTGAACAGCACCAATGGCACATTCGTGAACGAGATCGAAGTGCGCGACGCCGCCAGCGTTGAAGATGGCGATATTATTCGCGTCGGGCGCGTCGA
- a CDS encoding DUF3662 and FHA domain-containing protein: MSALARFESFMENMVEGSVARLFRSPVQPAEIAKRLERAMETQQTISVRRVIVPNFYRTFLNPQDFAAFNPIRAEMEREMSAYLADLAQERGFTMIEHPRVELSSDAGVARHTIQVVAETVSSPPDPAAAHTQIFQPAQAPAAQARTRLLLSSPSGRHVIPLESTQLTVGRGLNNDIILEDTRVSRHHAQLRYRARRFWISDLGSTNGTFVNGEQVEEKALRDGDVVSLGGLELTFKEA, translated from the coding sequence ATGTCGGCGCTGGCTCGTTTCGAATCGTTCATGGAGAATATGGTCGAAGGCTCGGTTGCACGCCTGTTTCGCAGCCCGGTACAGCCGGCCGAGATCGCCAAGCGGCTTGAGCGGGCCATGGAGACACAGCAAACGATCAGCGTACGGCGCGTAATCGTGCCCAACTTCTACCGGACATTCCTCAACCCGCAAGACTTCGCGGCCTTCAACCCGATCCGCGCCGAAATGGAGCGCGAGATGTCGGCCTACCTGGCCGACCTGGCGCAAGAGCGCGGCTTCACCATGATCGAGCACCCACGCGTTGAACTAAGCTCGGATGCCGGCGTCGCGCGGCACACCATCCAGGTGGTGGCCGAAACAGTCAGCTCGCCACCCGACCCGGCCGCTGCGCACACCCAGATCTTTCAGCCGGCCCAGGCACCTGCGGCCCAAGCACGCACGCGCCTGCTGCTGAGCAGCCCAAGCGGCCGGCATGTCATCCCGCTCGAAAGCACCCAGCTAACCGTCGGGCGCGGCCTGAATAACGACATCATCCTGGAAGACACGCGCGTCTCGCGGCACCATGCGCAGCTGCGCTACCGTGCACGGCGCTTCTGGATCAGCGACCTTGGCTCGACCAACGGCACATTTGTGAATGGCGAGCAGGTTGAGGAGAAAGCGCTACGCGACGGCGATGTCGTCTCGCTTGGCGGGCTCGAGCTAACCTTCAAAGAAGCCTGA
- a CDS encoding TIGR00266 family protein, giving the protein MNVRCTTCDAELAPNARFCTTCGTPVAIAAPPASTPASTPATGASSMSNPGEYTNQPGQRLDLPEPNVVMRGKGTTGMEYQIIGTTLQAVILELDPGETVYSESGGMAWMSANMGMQTSGRGGGLGGIFKRAISGESMFLVEYTSQGGKGIVAFASDFPGKIVPLNLAAGQQMIAQKQAFLCAEKTVQMDIHFRKKLGAGFFGGEGFIMQKLTGPGVAFVCLDGEIMEYTLGPGQMLKVDTGHVAMYEPTVTFDIEMMKGFRNILFGGEGLFLATLQGPGRVWLQTMPTMNLAKAIAEYLPRASGSSGGSGPSINIGNLLGD; this is encoded by the coding sequence ATGAACGTGCGTTGTACAACCTGTGATGCCGAACTCGCCCCAAACGCCCGCTTCTGCACCACATGCGGCACCCCAGTCGCTATCGCCGCACCACCAGCATCCACGCCAGCATCAACACCAGCGACAGGAGCTTCTTCCATGAGCAACCCCGGCGAGTATACCAACCAGCCCGGCCAGCGGCTCGACTTGCCCGAACCAAACGTGGTTATGCGCGGCAAGGGCACCACCGGCATGGAGTACCAGATCATCGGCACGACATTGCAGGCCGTAATCCTTGAGCTCGACCCTGGCGAGACGGTCTACTCCGAGAGCGGCGGCATGGCCTGGATGAGCGCAAATATGGGCATGCAGACCAGCGGGCGCGGTGGCGGGCTGGGCGGCATATTCAAGCGCGCAATCTCGGGCGAGTCGATGTTTTTGGTCGAATATACCAGCCAGGGCGGCAAGGGCATCGTGGCCTTCGCATCGGATTTCCCCGGCAAGATCGTGCCACTCAATCTGGCAGCCGGCCAGCAGATGATCGCGCAGAAGCAGGCGTTTCTGTGCGCCGAAAAGACCGTGCAGATGGACATCCACTTCCGCAAGAAACTCGGCGCGGGCTTCTTCGGCGGTGAGGGCTTCATTATGCAGAAGCTCACCGGCCCCGGCGTGGCGTTCGTGTGCCTCGACGGTGAGATCATGGAATATACACTCGGCCCCGGCCAGATGCTCAAGGTCGACACCGGCCACGTAGCCATGTACGAGCCGACGGTCACGTTCGACATCGAAATGATGAAGGGATTCCGCAACATCCTGTTCGGTGGCGAGGGCCTGTTCCTGGCGACGCTGCAGGGGCCTGGGCGGGTGTGGCTACAGACCATGCCGACCATGAACCTGGCCAAGGCAATTGCCGAGTATCTGCCGCGCGCGTCGGGTTCGAGCGGCGGCAGCGGGCCAAGCATCAATATCGGCAACCTGCTCGGCGATTAA